Proteins from one Cicer arietinum cultivar CDC Frontier isolate Library 1 chromosome 3, Cicar.CDCFrontier_v2.0, whole genome shotgun sequence genomic window:
- the LOC101514536 gene encoding ATP-dependent DNA helicase DDM1-like, whose amino-acid sequence MEELEEKRRAQVVAKLHAILRPFLLRRMKSDVELMLPRKKEIIVYANMTEHQKSLQEHLINETLGKYLNDKLSIGRSVTKLNNLVLQLRKVCNHPDLLESAFDRSYFYPPVNEIIEQCGKFHLLNRLLERLFARNHKVLIFSQWTRVLDIMDYYFSEKGFEVCRIDGSVKLEDRKRQNQDFNDTNSNCRIFLLSTRAGGLGINLTAADTCILYDSDWNPQMDLQAMDRCHRIGQTKHVHVYRLATAQSVEGRMLKRAFSKLKLEHVVIEKGQFHQERTKPAIVDEMEVCMVAVAC is encoded by the exons ATGGAGGAATTGGAAGAGAAAAGAAGAGCCCAA GTAGTAGCAAAGCTTCATGCAATTCTTAGGCCATTTCTTTTGCGTAGAATGAAGTCTGATGTTGAGCTAATGTTGCCACGGAAAAAAGAGATCATTGTATATGCTAACATGACTGAGCATCAGAAGAGCTTGCAGGAACATTTAATTAATGAGACACTAGGGAAATATTTGAATGACAAACTTTCAATTG GACGCTCTGTGACAAAGCTCAATAATTTGGTTCTTCAACTTAGGAAAGTCTGTAACCATCCTGACCTCCTAGAATCGGCTTTTGATCGTTCAT ATTTTTATCCTCCTGTGAATGAGATCATTGAACAATGTGGAAAATTCCATTTGCTCAACCGATTGTTGGAACGACTATTTGCACGAAATCACAAA GTTCTGATCTTCAGTCAGTGGACTAGAGTGTTGGATATAATGGATTATTATTTCAGTGAAAAAGGCTTCGAAGTTTGCAGGATTGATGGTTCAGTGAAACTGGAGGATAGGAAACGGCAG AACCAGGACTTCAATGATACAAACAGCAATTGCCGAATCTTCCTTCTTTCTACTAGGGCTGGTGGATTGGGAATTAACCTCACTGCAGCTGACACTTGCATTCTTTATGACAGTGATTGG AATCCTCAAATGGATTTACAGGCCATGGATAGATGTCATAGAATCGGTCAAACAAAGCATGTTCATGTTTACAGGCTCGCAACTGCTCAATCAGTAGAG GGTCGAATGTTAAAAAGAGCTTTCAGCAAGTTGAAGCTTGAGCATGTGGTGATAGAGAAAGGACAGTTTCATCAAGAGCGTACAAAGCCTGCCATTGTGGATGAGATGGAGGTTTGTATGGTAGCAGTAGCATGCTAA